The genomic stretch TGattatcccccccccccccaaataaTTGCATTTTTGACCCTCTGATCATTGATGAAAAGTCTCACAGTTGATAAAATGGGCATCATGACAATTAATAAACTAATTTAACACAGGGAGCACAAATTTGGCCCCATTAGGAGTCAGAACAGGCATGTTCTGGAGTAGGCTCATGAAATTCAGTGATAGAGCTTAtgtttatacaggggaacccaatgagagcacttgggctctgtTTTTAATGGGcgctctgtttaaaatacaatacaagccaaatcaaacaaacaaacaaatatataagtccatataaaacattaaaatcagatgcaggtgtgtgtataacagtttgttattattaaattgtgattaagTCACCGATTCATttggttttgcttttccttggattctatttttgtgaagcaaaacagctaaaagcctctttcccgtctcagttttggtgcggctcgtccttagccttatgcactcgcgtgatctggtattaaatgttctggtatCAATGAATAACAAGCatgtgaggtattctggcagttttgaAGTCCCTTATAGAtcaatttcatacagtgctgttctcttctaatagacagtgatggacaacccactttttcatagagaacagtgatgggtttcaacttcatcacctgtaataaaacgaagaGCAGAGTGAAAAAGATTTGTAGTTTGCACATtacttaaattatgtttttagaaaaagatcatatatttagttttatttgcattctaAGACAGTTTAAGATTCAGGAGGgaatatttgatttaattaaaatcttgttgcagttttaaaagtgcctgatcagcagagggagcacttgcatatacaacagcatcatctgcatttaaatgtgtgtgacttTCTCTTAATTTGTAACCAGTGGAATTaatgaaaatagtaaaaagtagggggcccaaaattgagccttgaggcactcctttacttaaagttagaaAAGCTGATTGACaaataattttggaaccaattacatgtagcGTTGTCAAATCCAATGTGCTTCAGACGCTTCAAGACGACTCCATGATAGAGCAATATATTGTCTAGTTCTACAGACGGGCCAGTTACACTCCAGTCTTTGTAATAATTCAATTACAATTGTATTAGTTATTGAACGAGCAGGAGATTAGCCTCCCCTTAATTGCATATTCATTGCACCCATAGGTGATTATTCAGGGGATGTATAAATGTCACTGTCTCAGACACACTTCATTTTGCTTCACCTTGTTGTTTGACCACATATTTTTCTGGTCATTCTTCAGAAATGGAAAAGGAAAAGAAACAAAGATCTTTAACAAACTCAACTTTTGTTCGTCCAGAGCAGTTTTATATCAGTGGATTTCATGACTTTCCACATGATACATATTTCTACAttttcctgtgttttgtttatataatgACTGTCTTTGGAAATGTGGTTCTTCTCCTGATTATTTTGCTGGTCAGATCTCTTCATACGCCCAAATACATGATTGTGTTCAACCTGGCTCTGACAGACCTGTGCGGCAGCACTGCTCTCATTCCCAAAGTCTTGGacacttttctgtttgaaaacaGATACATCTCCTATGAGGCGTGTCTtagttacatgttttttgtgttgtttttcggCAGTGTTCAGTCCTGGACACTTGTGACAATGTCTTTTGACAGGTTTGTAGCTATTTGTTTCCCTTTACACTACCACAAAGTTGTGACTAAATCAGCTGTTGCTGTAATGTTGCTATTTGTTTGGCTTCTATCTCTAAGTGTAATAAGCAGCCTGGCTGGCCTTATCAATCGTCTCTCTTTTTGCAACTCTCTTGTCATTCAGAGTTTTTTCTGTGACCATGGGCCTGTGTTTAGACTTGCCTGTAACAGTTATTTACTTAACCACTATGTCGCTATATTTGGTGCGTTTATCATGTTGTTCTTTCCCTTCTTTCTCATAGCACTCACTTACTTTTTCATTGGTCTTGCACTGAAGAGAATTGCAAAAGGAAAAGAACGtctaaaagctttaaaaacctGCACCTCTCATTTGATTCTtgttactattttttttataccacTTATTAGCACAAATATAACTGCATTTGCTACCTACTTTACACCAAACACTCGGATGATCAATtctacactcacacacactatacCGCCTTTAC from Periophthalmus magnuspinnatus isolate fPerMag1 chromosome 14, fPerMag1.2.pri, whole genome shotgun sequence encodes the following:
- the LOC117381644 gene encoding olfactory receptor 1496-like, which produces MEKEKKQRSLTNSTFVRPEQFYISGFHDFPHDTYFYIFLCFVYIMTVFGNVVLLLIILLVRSLHTPKYMIVFNLALTDLCGSTALIPKVLDTFLFENRYISYEACLSYMFFVLFFGSVQSWTLVTMSFDRFVAICFPLHYHKVVTKSAVAVMLLFVWLLSLSVISSLAGLINRLSFCNSLVIQSFFCDHGPVFRLACNSYLLNHYVAIFGAFIMLFFPFFLIALTYFFIGLALKRIAKGKERLKALKTCTSHLILVTIFFIPLISTNITAFATYFTPNTRMINSTLTHTIPPLLDPIIYTLKTEEMLTIIKRPYKTFESNKKRIKL